A portion of the Stigmatella aurantiaca DW4/3-1 genome contains these proteins:
- a CDS encoding serine/threonine protein kinase: MNPQPFGKYQLLKKLATGGMAEVWLARQTGIEGFAKNLVVKRILPHLAEDHEFVEMFRNEALIAARFTHPNIAQVYEFGEANGTYYIAMEFIHGEDLGRVMRKAYSTEQWIARPLAIRIVASACEGLYYAHTRTDDAGRPLKVVHRDISPQNILISFDGSVKLVDFGIAKAADQVGLTKSGAIKGKFAYMAPEQASGKALDHRADIFAIGLVLYELLTCNRPLKRETELATLQAALECSIQPPSEVADVPPALDDVVMRALSKAADDRYRDARQFQLALEEALVREQAVASSVQISELMETLFAERLQEEKKSGNPEPNGEESSSSSNLAAPAPPPEEPAQARGGRAAPAVADMRWEAPPGESSQRLERPRTSTGIRPATRTSQPPSLHEEMNEYLAPQGTQVATPRRAGETPRRSTSAGQTAVARAPSRPEVKSSGEDTLPVRRTSSRPLPLETERPAPRPSRPALALEARERPSEEDVGEEDSENTQFPEPEPMPPPAPRRRTTGHISQVRPPGEPSQPPRRRTSTSAKSLVVKEPPPPRKPVVVEDDEPSSPPAPVSTARNKVGALRNSVELLKKVAVGTAAVAVAGAIFVFRDKLSIKGIDGQRILVSVDTSPRTFVTVRHSDRCGSAEPTTPLGETPLKGVDGAHIQDTLVLENVQQGIYAEEELPYGEPGETKVIKREFKMGSVQLKVTPKNPGTITIRERGQDIQIFTPGMSFDLMEGLHTLELHGEKIEVPLTVEVQVKRGDTTSVSVDLNNKTVRVLP, translated from the coding sequence ATGAATCCTCAGCCTTTCGGGAAATACCAGCTTCTGAAGAAGCTCGCCACGGGCGGCATGGCCGAGGTCTGGCTTGCGCGCCAGACGGGGATTGAAGGCTTCGCCAAGAACCTGGTCGTCAAGCGCATCCTTCCGCACCTGGCGGAGGATCATGAGTTCGTGGAGATGTTCCGGAACGAGGCGCTGATCGCCGCGCGCTTCACCCACCCGAACATCGCCCAGGTGTACGAATTCGGCGAGGCCAACGGCACCTACTACATCGCCATGGAGTTCATCCATGGCGAGGACCTGGGCCGGGTGATGCGCAAGGCCTACAGCACGGAGCAATGGATTGCCCGGCCCTTGGCCATCCGCATCGTCGCCAGCGCGTGTGAGGGGTTGTACTACGCGCACACCCGGACGGATGACGCGGGCCGCCCCCTCAAGGTGGTGCACCGGGACATCTCGCCGCAGAACATCCTCATCAGCTTCGACGGCTCGGTGAAGCTGGTGGACTTCGGCATCGCCAAGGCCGCGGATCAGGTGGGGCTGACGAAGTCCGGCGCCATCAAGGGCAAGTTTGCCTACATGGCGCCCGAGCAGGCCTCGGGCAAGGCGCTGGATCACCGCGCGGACATTTTCGCCATCGGGCTGGTGCTGTACGAACTGCTCACGTGCAACCGCCCGCTCAAGCGGGAGACGGAGCTGGCCACGCTCCAGGCCGCGCTGGAGTGCAGCATCCAGCCCCCCTCCGAGGTGGCCGATGTGCCCCCGGCCCTGGACGATGTGGTGATGCGGGCGCTGTCGAAGGCGGCGGATGACCGCTACCGGGACGCGCGCCAGTTCCAGCTGGCCCTCGAGGAGGCCCTCGTCCGGGAGCAGGCGGTGGCCAGCTCGGTGCAGATCTCCGAGTTGATGGAGACGCTTTTCGCGGAGCGGCTCCAGGAGGAGAAGAAGTCAGGCAATCCCGAGCCGAACGGCGAGGAGTCCAGCAGCTCTTCCAACCTGGCGGCGCCCGCGCCCCCGCCCGAGGAGCCCGCGCAGGCCCGGGGTGGGCGCGCGGCCCCCGCGGTGGCGGACATGCGCTGGGAGGCCCCTCCGGGGGAGAGCTCCCAGCGTCTCGAGCGGCCACGGACTTCCACGGGCATCCGCCCCGCCACGCGCACCTCGCAGCCTCCGTCGCTGCACGAGGAGATGAACGAGTACCTGGCGCCCCAGGGCACCCAGGTGGCGACCCCCCGTCGCGCGGGGGAGACGCCGCGCCGCTCCACCAGCGCCGGGCAGACGGCCGTCGCGCGGGCCCCCTCGCGCCCAGAGGTGAAAAGCTCGGGGGAGGACACGTTGCCCGTCCGGCGCACCTCCTCCCGGCCGCTGCCGCTGGAGACGGAGCGTCCGGCCCCCCGGCCCTCGCGTCCGGCCCTGGCCCTGGAGGCCCGGGAGCGGCCCTCGGAGGAGGACGTCGGCGAGGAGGACTCCGAGAACACGCAATTTCCGGAGCCGGAGCCCATGCCTCCGCCCGCGCCGCGGCGCAGGACCACGGGCCACATCAGCCAGGTGCGTCCGCCGGGCGAGCCGTCCCAACCGCCGCGCCGGCGCACGAGCACCTCCGCGAAGAGCCTGGTGGTCAAGGAGCCGCCCCCACCCCGCAAGCCCGTGGTGGTGGAGGATGACGAGCCCTCGTCGCCCCCGGCGCCGGTCTCGACGGCGCGCAACAAGGTGGGGGCCCTGAGGAACTCGGTCGAGCTCCTCAAGAAGGTGGCCGTGGGGACTGCTGCCGTCGCGGTGGCCGGGGCCATCTTCGTCTTCCGCGACAAGCTCAGCATCAAGGGGATCGACGGCCAGCGGATCCTCGTGTCGGTGGACACCTCTCCCAGGACCTTTGTGACGGTGCGGCACAGCGACCGGTGTGGCAGCGCCGAGCCGACGACGCCCCTGGGGGAGACGCCGCTCAAGGGCGTGGATGGCGCGCACATCCAGGACACGCTGGTGCTGGAGAACGTGCAGCAGGGCATCTACGCCGAGGAGGAGCTGCCCTACGGCGAGCCGGGCGAGACGAAGGTCATCAAGCGGGAGTTCAAGATGGGCTCCGTCCAGCTCAAGGTCACCCCCAAGAATCCGGGCACCATCACCATCCGGGAGCGGGGCCAGGACATTCAGATCTTCACGCCGGGCATGTCGTTCGATCTGATGGAGGGCTTGCACACGCTGGAACTCCACGGCGAGAAGATCGAGGTGCCCCTGACGGTGGAGGTTCAAGTCAAGCGGGGGGACACCACCAGCGTGTCGGTGGACCTGAACAACAAGACCGTGCGGGTCCTGCCCTAG
- a CDS encoding rhodanese-like domain-containing protein: MPIPEISPPELAARLAGPPDQRPLLLDVRFPEEHEQVALPGSVLIPLPDLEERASELERFRGHSVVVYCHHGIRSLDGAAYLRSLGIEAVSLRGGIDLYAHLVDPLLPRY; this comes from the coding sequence ATGCCCATCCCGGAAATCTCTCCCCCTGAGTTGGCCGCCCGCCTCGCGGGGCCCCCCGACCAGCGTCCCCTCTTGCTGGACGTGCGTTTTCCCGAGGAGCACGAGCAGGTGGCCCTGCCGGGCTCGGTGCTCATTCCCCTGCCCGACCTGGAGGAGCGTGCCTCGGAGCTGGAGCGTTTCCGGGGCCACTCCGTCGTCGTCTACTGCCACCACGGCATCCGCAGCCTGGATGGCGCGGCATACCTGAGATCCCTGGGCATCGAGGCCGTCTCCCTCCGGGGCGGCATCGACCTCTATGCCCACCTGGTGGATCCCCTCCTGCCCCGCTACTAG
- a CDS encoding HesB/IscA family protein: MDTTTTPAPASLDVQATPLNPVRLSNAAVTQVKEVIKAQGFEGYFFSIRVVPAGCSGLGYDLNLVKEAKPNDHVWEQDGVKITTDALSSKYLLGTVVDFVSSVTGAGFKFENPNAKSSCGCGTSFST; the protein is encoded by the coding sequence ATGGATACGACGACCACCCCTGCTCCTGCTTCGCTGGACGTGCAGGCCACCCCCCTCAACCCGGTGAGGCTGTCCAACGCCGCTGTGACGCAGGTGAAGGAAGTCATCAAGGCCCAGGGCTTCGAGGGCTACTTCTTCTCCATCCGCGTGGTGCCCGCCGGCTGCAGCGGCCTGGGCTACGATCTGAACCTCGTCAAGGAAGCGAAGCCGAACGATCACGTCTGGGAGCAGGACGGCGTGAAGATCACCACCGACGCGCTGAGCAGCAAGTACCTGCTGGGCACGGTGGTGGACTTCGTCTCGTCGGTGACGGGCGCGGGCTTCAAGTTCGAGAACCCGAACGCCAAGTCGTCTTGCGGTTGCGGCACCTCGTTCTCCACCTGA
- a CDS encoding acyl-CoA thioesterase: MQDLTAKSPSDSEVLMTQMILPPDANNLNAAFGGKVMQWIDICGAIAAQRHCRQVVVTASMDDLHFHAPIRVGWIALLRSRVLAAFRSSMEVGVTVHAENPLTGERTLTTSALMTFVALNKEGARGQVPALLLTTDEERVAFQEAEERRAQRIARQKEHQAWLRVMTPAKPG, encoded by the coding sequence TTGCAAGACCTGACGGCCAAGAGCCCGAGCGACTCCGAAGTGCTGATGACCCAGATGATCCTTCCTCCCGACGCGAACAATCTGAACGCGGCCTTCGGAGGCAAGGTGATGCAATGGATTGACATCTGCGGGGCCATCGCCGCCCAGCGGCACTGCCGCCAGGTGGTGGTGACGGCCTCCATGGATGACCTCCACTTCCACGCGCCCATCCGGGTGGGATGGATTGCCCTGCTCCGCTCACGCGTGCTCGCCGCCTTCCGCAGCTCCATGGAGGTGGGGGTGACGGTGCACGCGGAGAATCCCCTCACCGGGGAGCGCACCCTCACCACCAGCGCGTTGATGACCTTCGTGGCCTTGAACAAAGAGGGGGCACGGGGGCAGGTGCCCGCCCTGCTCCTGACGACGGACGAAGAACGCGTCGCCTTTCAGGAGGCCGAGGAGCGGCGCGCCCAGCGCATCGCCCGTCAGAAGGAACACCAGGCCTGGCTGCGGGTGATGACGCCCGCCAAGCCGGGCTGA
- a CDS encoding PAS domain-containing protein: MAPPSTSLALSNAPPPKTTPTDDLLRQVETLSASELDALPFGLIQLDRTGRILKFNQTEAKLARINRERQLGRNFFDDVAPCTKVREFYGRFLNGLSQRSLYETFGFIFKFDHGWRNVAITMFYSEKTDSVWVLISQTSVTPPPAR; the protein is encoded by the coding sequence GTGGCGCCCCCTTCCACTTCCCTTGCGTTGTCGAATGCCCCGCCCCCGAAGACAACCCCCACGGACGACCTGCTTCGGCAGGTGGAGACGCTGTCCGCATCGGAGCTGGATGCGTTGCCTTTTGGGCTCATCCAACTGGACCGGACCGGGCGCATCCTCAAGTTCAACCAGACGGAGGCGAAGCTGGCGCGCATCAACCGGGAGCGGCAGCTGGGCCGGAACTTCTTCGATGACGTGGCGCCGTGCACCAAGGTGCGCGAGTTCTATGGCCGGTTCCTGAACGGGTTGAGCCAGCGCTCGCTGTACGAGACGTTTGGCTTCATCTTCAAGTTCGACCACGGGTGGCGCAACGTGGCCATCACCATGTTCTACAGCGAGAAGACCGACTCCGTGTGGGTGCTCATCTCGCAGACCTCGGTCACGCCGCCGCCCGCGCGGTAG
- a CDS encoding deoxynucleoside kinase, with amino-acid sequence MARPVSRKRPAPAPAVPEPPPAAKASPAEAPAAPVRRTRNTLRVRIPKARRFVALAGNIGAGKTTAAKLISQCFGFELFDEPVIDNRFLKDYYADMRRWSFTLQLEFLIRRVEHHELIHSVRKSCVQDRTLYEDPEIFAKYLHGLGHLTNAELDLYYEYFQRLSRSILPPDKVICFEVGTVDVLLERIRTRGRAEEKGIQDQFLRGLNGYYATFPQVLQKKYGVDCLVLDVSSRDIRRGQGREEFLDRVSSFLA; translated from the coding sequence ATGGCTCGCCCCGTCTCCCGCAAGCGCCCCGCGCCCGCCCCTGCCGTCCCGGAGCCCCCCCCCGCCGCGAAAGCTTCGCCCGCCGAGGCGCCCGCCGCCCCCGTCCGCCGCACGCGCAACACGCTCCGGGTGCGCATTCCCAAGGCGCGGCGCTTCGTGGCCCTGGCCGGCAACATCGGGGCCGGCAAGACGACGGCCGCCAAGCTCATCAGCCAATGCTTCGGCTTCGAGCTGTTCGACGAGCCCGTCATCGATAACCGGTTCCTCAAGGACTACTACGCCGACATGCGCCGCTGGAGCTTCACCCTCCAGCTCGAGTTCCTCATCCGGCGGGTGGAGCACCACGAGCTCATCCACTCGGTGCGCAAGAGCTGCGTCCAGGACCGGACCCTCTACGAGGATCCGGAGATCTTCGCCAAGTACCTCCATGGGCTGGGGCACCTGACGAACGCGGAGCTGGACCTCTACTACGAGTACTTCCAGCGCCTGTCGCGCAGCATCCTCCCGCCCGACAAGGTCATCTGCTTCGAGGTGGGGACGGTGGACGTGCTGCTCGAGCGCATCCGCACCCGGGGGCGCGCCGAGGAGAAAGGCATCCAGGATCAATTCCTGCGAGGCCTCAACGGCTACTACGCCACCTTCCCCCAGGTGCTCCAGAAGAAGTACGGCGTGGACTGCCTCGTCCTGGACGTCTCCTCCCGCGACATCCGCCGGGGGCAAGGGCGGGAGGAATTCCTCGACCGCGTCTCCAGCTTCCTGGCTTGA
- a CDS encoding glycerophosphodiester phosphodiesterase produces MAHPLPAFLHGLKPTLHISHRGGALLAPENTLCAFRMAVERYHTQMLELDVHLSRDGEIVVAHDATLDRCTDGTGPLASFTLAELQRLDAGFRFTTDGGRTFSFRRQEVRIPTLREVLRAFPDLRINLELKPDAPGAEHVLHQVLREEGALERVCLGSEHDAVAERLVACMPEACHFYPRDALAAYVIAVRGGEPPPEDSRYTVLDMPLYFGEVRLVDEAFLRTVASQGKWVNVWTVDDAQEMRRLVSEGVGGIMTDRPDTLRQILDASSQAQ; encoded by the coding sequence ATGGCCCACCCCCTCCCCGCCTTCCTCCACGGACTGAAGCCGACCCTTCACATCTCCCACCGGGGGGGCGCCCTGCTCGCGCCGGAGAACACCCTGTGCGCTTTTCGGATGGCCGTGGAGCGCTACCACACCCAGATGCTGGAGTTGGATGTCCACCTGAGCCGTGACGGGGAGATCGTCGTGGCCCACGACGCCACCCTCGACCGCTGCACCGATGGCACGGGCCCCCTGGCCTCGTTCACCCTCGCCGAACTCCAACGCTTGGACGCCGGCTTCCGCTTCACCACCGATGGGGGCCGCACCTTCTCCTTCCGGCGCCAGGAGGTGCGCATCCCCACCCTGCGCGAGGTGCTCAGGGCCTTTCCAGACCTGCGCATCAACCTGGAGCTGAAGCCGGACGCCCCCGGCGCCGAGCACGTGCTCCACCAGGTGCTCCGCGAGGAAGGGGCCCTGGAGCGCGTGTGTCTGGGCAGCGAGCACGACGCGGTGGCCGAACGGCTGGTGGCCTGCATGCCCGAGGCGTGCCACTTCTACCCGCGCGACGCCCTGGCCGCGTACGTCATCGCGGTGCGCGGGGGCGAGCCCCCTCCCGAGGACTCGCGCTACACCGTCCTCGACATGCCGCTGTACTTTGGCGAGGTGCGGCTCGTGGACGAAGCGTTCCTGCGCACCGTGGCCTCCCAGGGAAAGTGGGTCAATGTGTGGACGGTGGACGATGCCCAGGAGATGCGGCGCCTGGTCTCCGAGGGGGTGGGCGGCATCATGACGGATCGCCCGGACACGCTCCGTCAGATTTTGGACGCTTCCTCTCAAGCGCAGTAA
- a CDS encoding serine/threonine-protein kinase: MAELFLAQEPPKPGLVVLKRILPYLSEEPEFVQMFLDEARIAAQLHHPNIVQVSELGRLENTIFIAMEYVEGIDLRRVMQEEGKFGANVPYGIAAAVCAQVASGLDYAHHSIGVDGRPLQLIHRDVSPQNVMLAYDGRVKLVDFGIAKAGAFVERSKPGVIKGKFLYLSPEQVAQDKLDHRADIFALGTMMYEITTGKSPFAKPTTEGILFAIRSEDPSPPHLIKDDYPTELSRIIMRCLLKDRNVRYQRASEVQKDLEIFLSSGTLRQSTDVADYIARLMGEEEERTVLHIPIAAPAGRKDATMPMPMGLMARPARKQTGKKAAVPEYPAEPEMPTQMSRPRALVREEPEAPEEAEEEAAEAEAALSDTLEPSGEHEPVREAEEAQEAHEEEEEEEEEEEERTAVGIHPARAWSNNDGEFTVQERARNGRAPVAAALSSRRPALVIEPNTEPRARRPAPPPSRRPLDEEDDDDEDSQSISLTQPTANPRLRPGAAEESSRSVSQTQPLSAPRGSRPAARMVPWDEDAPDATDSGLSEEELSQSLPPDMPPEEDESTGGYNRASEPSARRGRGLLIALAVGALLLALGGGLFWVLGASPEGDEYEDGPLRPVPSLPPVKAGDKAPPSGLTDTEAPPPGEPAMAAGEPRLDADGQEAETPLAANNPPGSPAAEGTGDTPPAENVPPVAEGEPLPGAAAMAAASDKKPPTDAVAVKFTTSSRTVIISVDGKRIEPNKVVSLPAGQVKVKYACSSAKKPTKGSFKQILKPDDRGAIELLIPCRKGQK; encoded by the coding sequence ATGGCGGAGCTCTTTCTCGCGCAGGAACCCCCCAAGCCGGGCTTGGTGGTCCTCAAGCGGATTCTTCCCTACCTCTCCGAGGAGCCGGAGTTCGTCCAGATGTTCCTGGACGAGGCGCGCATCGCCGCGCAGTTGCACCACCCCAACATCGTCCAGGTGTCGGAGCTGGGGCGGCTCGAGAACACCATCTTCATCGCGATGGAGTACGTCGAGGGCATCGACCTGCGGCGCGTCATGCAGGAGGAGGGGAAGTTCGGCGCCAACGTGCCCTATGGCATCGCCGCCGCCGTCTGCGCCCAGGTGGCCTCGGGGCTCGACTACGCCCACCACTCCATCGGGGTGGATGGCCGCCCCCTGCAGCTCATCCACCGGGACGTTAGCCCCCAGAACGTGATGCTCGCCTATGACGGGCGGGTGAAGCTCGTCGACTTCGGCATCGCCAAGGCCGGGGCCTTCGTCGAGCGCAGCAAGCCGGGCGTCATCAAGGGCAAGTTCCTCTACCTGTCCCCGGAGCAGGTCGCCCAGGACAAGCTGGACCACCGGGCGGACATCTTCGCGCTCGGCACGATGATGTACGAGATCACCACCGGCAAGAGCCCCTTCGCCAAGCCCACCACCGAGGGGATTCTCTTCGCCATCCGTTCCGAGGATCCGTCGCCCCCGCACCTCATCAAGGACGACTACCCCACGGAGCTGTCGCGCATCATCATGCGCTGTCTGCTGAAGGACCGGAACGTGCGCTACCAACGCGCCTCGGAGGTGCAGAAGGACCTCGAGATCTTCCTCAGCTCGGGGACCCTCCGGCAGAGCACGGATGTGGCCGACTACATCGCCCGGCTGATGGGCGAGGAGGAGGAGCGCACCGTCCTGCACATCCCCATCGCCGCCCCGGCGGGCCGCAAGGATGCGACCATGCCGATGCCCATGGGGCTCATGGCGAGGCCTGCCCGCAAGCAGACCGGAAAGAAAGCCGCCGTGCCTGAGTATCCGGCAGAGCCCGAGATGCCGACGCAGATGTCGCGTCCCCGGGCCCTGGTGCGCGAGGAGCCCGAGGCTCCCGAGGAGGCAGAGGAGGAGGCAGCGGAAGCGGAGGCAGCGCTCAGCGACACCCTGGAGCCCTCTGGCGAGCACGAGCCCGTGCGCGAGGCGGAGGAGGCTCAGGAGGCCCACGAGGAAGAGGAGGAGGAGGAGGAAGAAGAGGAGGAGCGGACCGCCGTTGGCATCCATCCTGCCCGCGCGTGGTCCAACAACGATGGCGAGTTCACCGTTCAGGAGCGCGCCCGCAACGGCCGCGCCCCGGTGGCCGCCGCCCTGTCCTCCCGCCGCCCCGCGCTGGTCATCGAGCCGAACACGGAGCCCCGGGCCCGCCGTCCCGCGCCGCCCCCCTCGCGCCGGCCGCTCGACGAGGAGGACGACGACGATGAGGACTCGCAGTCCATCTCCCTGACGCAGCCCACGGCGAACCCACGGCTCCGGCCAGGTGCGGCAGAGGAGTCCTCCCGGTCGGTCTCCCAGACCCAGCCCCTGTCTGCTCCCCGGGGCTCCCGTCCGGCCGCGCGGATGGTGCCCTGGGACGAGGATGCGCCTGACGCCACGGACTCGGGGCTCTCCGAGGAGGAACTGTCCCAGTCCTTGCCCCCGGACATGCCCCCCGAAGAGGACGAGTCCACTGGGGGCTACAACCGGGCGTCCGAGCCTTCCGCGAGGCGGGGCCGGGGGCTGCTGATCGCCCTGGCCGTGGGCGCGCTGCTGCTCGCGCTGGGCGGAGGGCTCTTCTGGGTCCTGGGCGCCAGCCCGGAAGGGGACGAGTACGAGGACGGCCCTTTGCGGCCCGTTCCCTCCCTCCCGCCCGTGAAGGCCGGCGACAAGGCCCCCCCTTCGGGCCTCACGGACACCGAGGCCCCGCCCCCCGGCGAGCCGGCGATGGCCGCGGGCGAGCCCCGTCTTGACGCGGACGGACAGGAAGCCGAGACGCCCCTCGCCGCGAACAACCCACCGGGTTCTCCGGCCGCGGAGGGCACCGGGGACACGCCCCCGGCGGAGAACGTTCCCCCGGTGGCCGAGGGGGAGCCGCTCCCCGGCGCGGCGGCGATGGCCGCTGCTTCCGACAAGAAGCCCCCCACGGATGCCGTCGCCGTGAAGTTCACCACCTCGTCCCGGACGGTCATCATCTCGGTCGACGGCAAGCGGATCGAACCCAACAAGGTCGTCTCCCTGCCGGCCGGCCAGGTCAAGGTCAAGTACGCCTGCTCCTCGGCCAAAAAGCCCACCAAGGGCAGTTTCAAGCAGATTCTCAAGCCGGATGATCGGGGGGCCATCGAGCTGCTGATCCCCTGTAGAAAAGGCCAGAAATGA
- the nadA gene encoding quinolinate synthase NadA produces the protein MSLGADTDVDYESKINALKHSLNAVILAHYYQESEIQDVADFVGDSLALAQAAAKTDADVIVFCGVHFMAETAKILNPAKQVLLPDLKAGCSLSDRCPPAAFQAFKEKHPGAFVVSYVNSSAAVKAMSDVICTSSNAVKIVNQVPKDRQILFAPDQHLGRHVMKQTGRDMVLWPGSCIVHEIFSEKKLVQLKVEYPDAEVVAHPECEQPVLRHADFIGSTKGILDYVVASPKQRFIVVTEAGILHQMKLKAPQKTYIPAPPDNGCACNECPYMRLNTLEKLYLCMRDRTPELRLPEPLQNAARAPLQRMLEWS, from the coding sequence ATGAGCCTCGGAGCCGACACCGACGTGGATTACGAATCGAAGATCAACGCACTGAAGCATTCGCTCAACGCTGTCATCCTGGCGCACTATTACCAGGAGAGTGAAATCCAGGATGTAGCGGATTTTGTGGGAGACAGTCTGGCGCTGGCGCAAGCGGCGGCGAAGACGGACGCGGATGTCATCGTCTTCTGCGGTGTCCACTTCATGGCGGAGACGGCGAAGATCCTCAACCCGGCGAAGCAAGTGCTGCTGCCGGATCTAAAGGCGGGCTGCTCTCTGTCGGACCGGTGTCCGCCAGCCGCCTTTCAAGCGTTCAAGGAGAAACACCCAGGTGCCTTCGTGGTGAGCTACGTGAACAGCTCCGCGGCGGTGAAGGCGATGAGCGACGTCATCTGCACGTCCTCCAACGCGGTGAAGATCGTCAACCAGGTGCCCAAGGACCGGCAGATCCTCTTCGCCCCGGATCAGCACCTGGGCCGGCATGTCATGAAGCAGACGGGCCGGGACATGGTGCTCTGGCCAGGCAGCTGCATCGTCCACGAAATCTTCAGTGAGAAGAAACTCGTGCAGCTGAAGGTGGAGTACCCGGACGCCGAGGTGGTGGCACACCCCGAATGCGAGCAACCGGTGCTGCGGCACGCGGACTTCATCGGCTCGACCAAGGGCATCCTGGATTACGTGGTGGCCAGCCCGAAGCAGCGTTTCATCGTCGTGACGGAGGCGGGCATCCTCCACCAGATGAAGCTCAAGGCGCCGCAGAAGACCTATATCCCCGCCCCACCCGACAACGGGTGTGCGTGCAATGAGTGTCCGTACATGCGGCTCAACACGCTGGAGAAGCTCTACCTGTGCATGCGGGACCGGACGCCGGAGCTGCGCTTGCCGGAGCCGCTGCAAAACGCCGCGCGCGCGCCCTTGCAGCGGATGCTGGAGTGGTCCTGA